A window of Acinonyx jubatus isolate Ajub_Pintada_27869175 chromosome B2, VMU_Ajub_asm_v1.0, whole genome shotgun sequence genomic DNA:
TAGAACTCCTTTTCTGTGCTACCCTGTTGTCAGAGCTCTCCATTCTCAAGGCCAGGCTGGGAAGTtgtcaggtgccccttaaaagaGCTACCTGATCATCAGACTCCATCCGGAGGAAACCTGATGCTGATTTCTGGCTGACGCGTCGCCCTGCCTGCCAGGGGCATCGTGGGCACAGTCGTCTGCTTCAGAAATCTGGGGGCCAAGGAAAAGCAGGTAAAATGACCTTTACACAGCTGTTTAATTTCTGCAGTGTGGTGAGGAAATAAGTTGACCCTACACCCCAGAGCCTGTGCGaacccaacttaaaaaatattacaaaaactATACTGTGTACAGCAGCCAATCTGTGAGGCTTGTAAGAGGAGCCGCAGGAAGAAGCTGCAATTCAAGGAGGGGGAATGAAATCTGCCCCCTTGTTCTTTCCAGGGTGCGCGGCAGGAGTGTGCCTGGTCTAACCCCCCAGGCCAGTCTCTGAGCACAGGGCCTTGGCAACAGAATTTTACAAAGTTCCTGAAGTGATTCCACGATGCAATGAGGGTTAAATAACACTGGTTTCAGGTACAGAAGAGGATCTTTGTAGGTTGTGATGAGCTAGAATGTTAaaaccagaagagaaaataacagGAAGGTTTAACATTACACTGACGTAAGCCACTATATAATGAGTTATTAATTTAAGAATGCTTTACAGTTCTTTTTATTAGGAACCAGTTAATCAACTTAAATGCATTAGAACAGAAGCATAATAGATCCCCAGCCTAGTTACTGAAGCACAGACGCTTTCTATTGGCAAAACATGCATAAATATACACACTCTAGATGCGACACAGCAAAATGCTGACGTGCAGTGACCCCGTTCAAGAGTACACTGTGAACACAAAAAAGTGGAATATAAAATTCCAAACAACCTTTGAAAGAGTCCACTCCAAATCCCCTCATTCACGGAGCAAAGTGAAGCTTAAAACAGTCGAATTTTCCAATGTCACAAAGTTGCTCGAAAACCACTGGATTACTTCATCCCAATGTACTTTCCCTTCTATAGTGCGGCCGTGAAAAGTTAACATCTTTTAGGCAGTTTCTCACTTCATTCTGAATCTTCAGCACTTAACCAAAGGACAGGCCGGAGCAAATGTGTCCGCCACGTCTGTGATGTTCCCGCAAGGGTCATATGCCCGGGTGCAGTCTCTGGTGCTTGTTGAGAGCAGAGCGGTATCGGAAGGCTTTCCCGCAGTCGCTACATCCAAAAGGCTTCTCTCCCGAATGAATCCTCTGGTGCTGGATGAGGTACGTGCTCTGGCTGAAAGTCTTCCTGCACTCGTTACAGTTATAAGGTTTCTCCCCCGTGTGCGTGTTCTGGTGTTCGGTCAGGTGCGTGCTGCGGCTGAAGGCTTTGTCACACTCGTTGCACTTGTAGGGCTTCTCTCCCGTGTGAATTCGCTGGTGCTGAGTCAGGTGAGAGCTCTGGCTGAAAGCCTTTTCGCATTTATTACACTGGTAGGGTTTTTCTTCCGTGTGAGTCTTTTGATGTTGAGCAAGAGAGGAACAGTGCCGGAAGGCTTTGCCACACTCCGCGCACTCATAAGGCTTTGCTCCCGTGTGAATCCGCTTGTGTTGCGTGAGGTGTATGTTCTGGTTGAAGGCTCTCCCGCACTCGTTACACTTGTAAGGTCTTTCTCCGGTGTGTATCTTCCTGTGCTGAATCAGGGAGGAGCCGTAACTGAAGGTTTTCCCACATTCGTGACACTGATAGGGCTTCTCACCGGTGTGAATTCTTTCGTGTTTGGCAAGAGATGAACTCCgaataaaggctttcccacactcctTACATTCATAAGCTTTCTCCTGGGTGTGAGTCTTCTGATGTTGATTCAGGTTGGAGAGATAACTGAAAGCCTTTCCGCACTCATTGCATTCAAAGGGCTTTTCCCTGGTGTGAATTCTCCGATGCTGCGTCAGGGACGAGCAGTAACTGAAGGCCTTCCCGCATTCGTTGCacttgtaaggtttctctccggTGTGAATTTTCAGATGTTGAGCGAGGGAGGACCAGTAGCTGAAGGACTTTCCGCATTCGGCGCAGTCGTACGGCTTCTCCCCGGTGTGTGTTTTCTGATGTTGGGTGAGGTTGGAGTGCtgactgaaggctttcccacattcgtTGCATTCGTAGGGTTTTTCACCAGTATGGATCATATGGTGACGAATAAATGTCGAGGGCCCATTGAAGGCCTTCCCGCATTCGTTGCATTTATAGGTCTTCTCCCCAGTGTGAATTTTTTGATGCTGAGTAAGGTGCGTGCTCCTGGTGAAGGTTTTGTCACATTCATCACATTTGAAAGGTTTTTCTCCTGTGTGAATTTTCTGATGTTCCATAAAGTGGCCTCTCTGgctgaaggcttttccacactCATTGCAGGTGTACGGTTTCTCCCCAGTATGAATCCTCTGGTGCTGCACAAGATGGGTCCTCtgactgaaggctttcccacattcgtCACATTTATAGGGTTTTTCTCCAGTGTGGATTCTTTGATGTTGAGTAAGAGACGGACCCTCAATGAAGCCCTTCCCACACTGATCACATTTGTAGGGTTTAtctccagtgtgaattctttGATGGTTGATAAGGTTTTCACTCCGGCTGAAGGCTTTttcacattcattacatttgtaaggCTTCTCCCCGGTGTGCGTCCTCTGATGGCGAATGAGAGCAGAACAGTAACTGAACGCTTTCCCGCATTCGTTGCACTTACAAGATTTCTCTTTTCTGACCGGGTTTGTATTCTGCTTGACGCTCGTCTTAGTAGCGGTCTCTTCTGCAGATGTTTCTTGTGTCACGAGGTTTGAGCTTACACTGATGCTTTTTTCAAAGTCCTTATTTATAGGGCCTCTCTCCCAAGTGGGTATTGTCTTTTcggttatttttatttctcttggcagCGCCTGCTGGTGTGCCTGACGCTTCTCCAGACTGCCTTCGTACCCCCAACTTTCTGAAAAGTCAGAACCGTGAGGGTCTTCCCTTTTGTGGTTTTCCACCACTGCCCCGTGACACGGCTGCTCTTCAGAAATGTCCGGCTCTGGGGCTGCTTGGCTGTCTTCTGGTCCGATGTCATGGtctgcaagaaaaagaaaacgccTATATTCTCTATTCAGAAG
This region includes:
- the ZNF184 gene encoding zinc finger protein 184 isoform X2, whose product is MEDPTSSESTLLPGGHTLLPPASFHESVTFKDVIVDFTQEEWKQLDPVQRDLFRDVTLENYTHLVSIGLQVSKPDVISQLEQGTEPWVVESGVPGATGGDHDIGPEDSQAAPEPDISEEQPCHGAVVENHKREDPHGSDFSESWGYEGSLEKRQAHQQALPREIKITEKTIPTWERGPINKDFEKSISVSSNLVTQETSAEETATKTSVKQNTNPVRKEKSCKCNECGKAFSYCSALIRHQRTHTGEKPYKCNECEKAFSRSENLINHQRIHTGDKPYKCDQCGKGFIEGPSLTQHQRIHTGEKPYKCDECGKAFSQRTHLVQHQRIHTGEKPYTCNECGKAFSQRGHFMEHQKIHTGEKPFKCDECDKTFTRSTHLTQHQKIHTGEKTYKCNECGKAFNGPSTFIRHHMIHTGEKPYECNECGKAFSQHSNLTQHQKTHTGEKPYDCAECGKSFSYWSSLAQHLKIHTGEKPYKCNECGKAFSYCSSLTQHRRIHTREKPFECNECGKAFSYLSNLNQHQKTHTQEKAYECKECGKAFIRSSSLAKHERIHTGEKPYQCHECGKTFSYGSSLIQHRKIHTGERPYKCNECGRAFNQNIHLTQHKRIHTGAKPYECAECGKAFRHCSSLAQHQKTHTEEKPYQCNKCEKAFSQSSHLTQHQRIHTGEKPYKCNECDKAFSRSTHLTEHQNTHTGEKPYNCNECRKTFSQSTYLIQHQRIHSGEKPFGCSDCGKAFRYRSALNKHQRLHPGI
- the ZNF184 gene encoding zinc finger protein 184 isoform X1, encoding MLTRLTVVFSSPDPTSSESTLLPGGHTLLPPASFHESVTFKDVIVDFTQEEWKQLDPVQRDLFRDVTLENYTHLVSIGLQVSKPDVISQLEQGTEPWVVESGVPGATGGDHDIGPEDSQAAPEPDISEEQPCHGAVVENHKREDPHGSDFSESWGYEGSLEKRQAHQQALPREIKITEKTIPTWERGPINKDFEKSISVSSNLVTQETSAEETATKTSVKQNTNPVRKEKSCKCNECGKAFSYCSALIRHQRTHTGEKPYKCNECEKAFSRSENLINHQRIHTGDKPYKCDQCGKGFIEGPSLTQHQRIHTGEKPYKCDECGKAFSQRTHLVQHQRIHTGEKPYTCNECGKAFSQRGHFMEHQKIHTGEKPFKCDECDKTFTRSTHLTQHQKIHTGEKTYKCNECGKAFNGPSTFIRHHMIHTGEKPYECNECGKAFSQHSNLTQHQKTHTGEKPYDCAECGKSFSYWSSLAQHLKIHTGEKPYKCNECGKAFSYCSSLTQHRRIHTREKPFECNECGKAFSYLSNLNQHQKTHTQEKAYECKECGKAFIRSSSLAKHERIHTGEKPYQCHECGKTFSYGSSLIQHRKIHTGERPYKCNECGRAFNQNIHLTQHKRIHTGAKPYECAECGKAFRHCSSLAQHQKTHTEEKPYQCNKCEKAFSQSSHLTQHQRIHTGEKPYKCNECDKAFSRSTHLTEHQNTHTGEKPYNCNECRKTFSQSTYLIQHQRIHSGEKPFGCSDCGKAFRYRSALNKHQRLHPGI
- the ZNF184 gene encoding zinc finger protein 184 isoform X3; its protein translation is MEKILSKGSQESVTFKDVIVDFTQEEWKQLDPVQRDLFRDVTLENYTHLVSIGLQVSKPDVISQLEQGTEPWVVESGVPGATGGDHDIGPEDSQAAPEPDISEEQPCHGAVVENHKREDPHGSDFSESWGYEGSLEKRQAHQQALPREIKITEKTIPTWERGPINKDFEKSISVSSNLVTQETSAEETATKTSVKQNTNPVRKEKSCKCNECGKAFSYCSALIRHQRTHTGEKPYKCNECEKAFSRSENLINHQRIHTGDKPYKCDQCGKGFIEGPSLTQHQRIHTGEKPYKCDECGKAFSQRTHLVQHQRIHTGEKPYTCNECGKAFSQRGHFMEHQKIHTGEKPFKCDECDKTFTRSTHLTQHQKIHTGEKTYKCNECGKAFNGPSTFIRHHMIHTGEKPYECNECGKAFSQHSNLTQHQKTHTGEKPYDCAECGKSFSYWSSLAQHLKIHTGEKPYKCNECGKAFSYCSSLTQHRRIHTREKPFECNECGKAFSYLSNLNQHQKTHTQEKAYECKECGKAFIRSSSLAKHERIHTGEKPYQCHECGKTFSYGSSLIQHRKIHTGERPYKCNECGRAFNQNIHLTQHKRIHTGAKPYECAECGKAFRHCSSLAQHQKTHTEEKPYQCNKCEKAFSQSSHLTQHQRIHTGEKPYKCNECDKAFSRSTHLTEHQNTHTGEKPYNCNECRKTFSQSTYLIQHQRIHSGEKPFGCSDCGKAFRYRSALNKHQRLHPGI